The DNA region CGGATGGCGTTTGAAAAATAAAAAGAAGTACCGCCAGCCATATGTTTCACCGCTTGCGGTGTTACCACTTTATCCAACGTAATATGCCCTACACAACAAATATCGTACATGAAAATCCCCTATTATGATTTGATAGTCAGCCCCTATTATTAAAACAAACGGCAAATGTAAGAAATAGGATTTTGTGTACAAGAAGTTATCTGTTTTGTGACAGGAAAATCACTTTAAGAATTGCTTAAAATTTATACGATGCTCAGCACATCCGCCCCAGCCATTTCAGCCAAATCATCAAAATATACCGATGCCAGACGCTCCCAGCTTAAACGACTGCTGTATTGAAGCCCTTCTTCAATAAACAGTTCTCTCAGGCTATTGCTTTTAAGCAGTAATTCAATCCGCTCAACATAGCAGCCGGCATTGTATGGCTCGCATTTAAAACCATTAATGCCCTGTTCTATAAAATCCTTTGAACCGCCGCCATCTGCAATAACACACGGCAACCCGGATGCCATGGCTTCAAGTACAACGTTGCCATAAGCTTCGGATACCGAAGGAAACAGGAACAGAGTAGATGACGCATATAAAACTGAAAGCCTTTTATGATCTACCTTACCGGTAAACACTGCTTTGGGCATTTTCGCTTCACAGGCCTTGCGCGCAACCCCATCGCCCGCAATTATGAAGTTAACTTCGGGGTCTCGATCTTGCATTATACCATAGACTTCAAACAAGGTCTCCAGGTTTTTTTCCCAAACCAGGCGGCTCGCAAACAAAATGGCGGGATTATCATTCCCCGTCAAAGAACGCAGACTTTTTTTATGCCTGGGCGAAAACAGGACGGTATCTATACCTCTTTGCCAAAGCTTCATGCGATAGGTATCAACTCCCATATCAATCAGCTCATCTTTCATAGTAATTGAAGGCACGTATACCCGGTCGCATTGGTTATAAAAAGCCTTGTGGCTTTCGGCCATCATTTGCTTAACCTTGTTAATAAGGAATGGCGTATGTTTCAGGTAATAATCGATATAAGAAATAAAATGTGTATGGTAAATGCTGATAACAGGCAAGCCACGGTGGGTAGCATATTTTAACGCGAAATTGCCTAACAGCGATGGCGTGGCAATGTGTATAACATCGGGCGAAAAATTATCTATCTCTTCTTTTAGCTCACTCATTACCAGGGCGGGAATAGCCATGGTGTAACCCGTGTTAATTGGTAATGTTAAAGCCGGAACTTTTAATGATTCAAATCCGGCTATGCTATCCGGGCCGGCACCGTAAATAAACAGAAACTCAAAAATATTCCGGTCAATCCGTTTAATGAGCTGATACATGGTGCGTATTGCACCATCGAAATCTTCAATAAGTATCTCGGCGAAAAATGCTACTCTGATCTTTTTCATCTTATTGATTGATTAGTGGTTATTACCTGGTGTTCACCTTAGCATATCTTACAGGCTCCGGCCCCGTCATCAGGAACTCTCTTAATTCGGCTAATTTATCGGTGTTGATCAGGTCTACCTCACATTCAAGCAAGGCCTTCCATACTTCTTTATTTTCGGGGGATGCCCACAGGCGCACCCTCTTTTTATAGTGATGTGCAGCGGCTACATAATCGCGAAGCAATTGTCTCTGATCTTCAGGCATCGGGCCTTTGCCGGTCCAGCTAATCAGTCGTGAATATTTGCAGCTGGCAGTTTTATAAACGGTATTTGAAAGTGTATCGGTATGCACCTGCATCAGGTCTTCATCAATAAAAGCATAGCGTTGCCTTTGTGCCTGAAGCATCTTATATGGCTTATTGCCGGTTATAACGATGGTTACACTGCCTTCTGTTATTTCGCCATTATTATAGCTCGATAACATTGGTGCGTAGCGCTTTAATACTTCTGCCAGCTTTGCATAAGTTTTTTCGGCGTCTGATTTGATATCGATCATCAGCGTAACAGGAGCAAGCGGGTACACCACCTCCCTGTTTTTGCCTTCGTAACAATTAAACAGGGGCTTTAAATAAAGCTGCTCCAAGGTGCGCTTCTTTTGAAAAGCGGGCAGCATATGTGCAACCAGCAATTCATCATCGCGCAGGTAAATGTCAGCTTCTACGTTTTGAAAACCGTTATCCAGGGCATCGTACAGGGGCCGGTTATGCCAGTAGTCATTGTGCGCGAAACCTTTAGAGAGGGGGCTGTTTTGAGCCTGGCAGGTAATGGCTCTGAAGGTAAGGATAACAAAAAACAGAAATTTCAGGTGCTTGTGGCAAAATGCTGCTTGCATCGTAATTTGTATTTGTTGCTACAAATTTACCCCTCCGATATGTACAGGCAGTTATGTCATGGTAAAGTAAAAGCACCAAATGCTTTAATTTATTGTAAATGACTTAACATTTTCATCACATTAAAATATACGA from Mucilaginibacter sp. SJ includes:
- a CDS encoding glycosyltransferase family 4 protein; protein product: MKKIRVAFFAEILIEDFDGAIRTMYQLIKRIDRNIFEFLFIYGAGPDSIAGFESLKVPALTLPINTGYTMAIPALVMSELKEEIDNFSPDVIHIATPSLLGNFALKYATHRGLPVISIYHTHFISYIDYYLKHTPFLINKVKQMMAESHKAFYNQCDRVYVPSITMKDELIDMGVDTYRMKLWQRGIDTVLFSPRHKKSLRSLTGNDNPAILFASRLVWEKNLETLFEVYGIMQDRDPEVNFIIAGDGVARKACEAKMPKAVFTGKVDHKRLSVLYASSTLFLFPSVSEAYGNVVLEAMASGLPCVIADGGGSKDFIEQGINGFKCEPYNAGCYVERIELLLKSNSLRELFIEEGLQYSSRLSWERLASVYFDDLAEMAGADVLSIV
- a CDS encoding phosphatidylinositol-specific phospholipase C/glycerophosphodiester phosphodiesterase family protein, with the translated sequence MQAAFCHKHLKFLFFVILTFRAITCQAQNSPLSKGFAHNDYWHNRPLYDALDNGFQNVEADIYLRDDELLVAHMLPAFQKKRTLEQLYLKPLFNCYEGKNREVVYPLAPVTLMIDIKSDAEKTYAKLAEVLKRYAPMLSSYNNGEITEGSVTIVITGNKPYKMLQAQRQRYAFIDEDLMQVHTDTLSNTVYKTASCKYSRLISWTGKGPMPEDQRQLLRDYVAAAHHYKKRVRLWASPENKEVWKALLECEVDLINTDKLAELREFLMTGPEPVRYAKVNTR